In a single window of the Limnochorda sp. L945t genome:
- the ispE gene encoding 4-(cytidine 5'-diphospho)-2-C-methyl-D-erythritol kinase, with protein sequence MDLVAGSGERGGRGGALAERAPAKLNLVLRVLGRRPDGYHELDGVMVSVDPPADEVWAGFAAGLAPGRLRVRAEGPLAPWLAGSGVALEAEADLGQAGALEHPNLVVRAAAALHRAHPPKPGAAGHGVELRLVKAIPVGAGLGGGSADAAATLRALNRLWDLGLATRELEEVAARVGADVAFCVRGGAQRAGGAGEALRHVSVRLQAGCILVVPEESASTREAYRLWDAGERPAHQARSPAPVDGAVEALARGDLAGLAASLWNDLAVAAARLCRSTERLQRILRDVPACMAVSVTGSGCAVFGLVDPAALQTCKQAVERRLREEGLRAWVFAARIPSGGGGGL encoded by the coding sequence GTGGATCTGGTTGCGGGATCTGGTGAGCGGGGTGGTCGTGGCGGGGCGCTAGCCGAGCGTGCGCCTGCCAAGCTCAACCTGGTGCTGCGGGTACTGGGGCGCCGGCCTGACGGGTATCACGAGCTCGACGGGGTGATGGTGAGCGTCGACCCGCCCGCCGACGAGGTGTGGGCGGGGTTCGCGGCGGGGTTGGCCCCGGGACGGCTGCGTGTCCGCGCCGAGGGCCCGCTGGCCCCGTGGCTGGCGGGAAGCGGGGTGGCGCTCGAGGCCGAAGCGGACCTGGGACAGGCCGGCGCCCTCGAGCATCCCAACCTCGTGGTGCGGGCGGCGGCGGCCCTGCACCGGGCGCACCCGCCGAAGCCGGGCGCTGCCGGGCACGGGGTGGAGCTGCGGCTCGTCAAGGCCATTCCGGTCGGGGCCGGGCTCGGCGGAGGGAGCGCCGATGCGGCGGCGACGCTGCGGGCGCTCAACCGGCTGTGGGACCTGGGGCTGGCAACCCGGGAGCTGGAGGAGGTCGCGGCCCGGGTGGGCGCGGACGTGGCCTTTTGCGTGCGGGGCGGAGCCCAGCGGGCCGGCGGGGCAGGGGAGGCGCTGCGGCACGTCTCCGTCCGCCTCCAGGCCGGCTGCATCCTGGTGGTGCCGGAGGAGAGCGCCTCCACGAGGGAAGCGTACCGGCTGTGGGACGCCGGAGAGCGCCCGGCCCACCAGGCACGGAGCCCGGCGCCGGTGGACGGTGCGGTCGAGGCGCTGGCCCGGGGGGACCTCGCCGGACTGGCAGCTTCGTTGTGGAACGATCTGGCCGTCGCCGCGGCCAGGCTCTGCCGATCGACGGAGCGGCTCCAGCGCATCCTACGGGACGTCCCGGCGTGCATGGCAGTTTCGGTGACGGGCAGCGGATGCGCGGTGTTCGGCCTGGTAGATCCGGCAGCACTGCAGACATGCAAACAGGCGGTCGAGAGGCGGTTGCGGGAGGAGGGGCTCCGCGCGTGGGTCTTCGCGGCCCGGATCCCTTCCGGGGGCGGCGGAGGATTGTGA
- a CDS encoding GntR family transcriptional regulator, translating into MPGPLSPLKLDNYKPLRELVFEALREAIISGALPPGERLMEVQLADELGVSRTPVREAIRKLEHDGFVVMIPRKGAYVADISLKDVAEIFDVRKALEALAAQLAAERASDEDLERTERVLVEYDACINQGDITRLIEVDTRFHEAIYQMAGNSRLKQMLSLLSEQVMRYRTMTLSHGPRMRRALEEHRRIVEAIAARDGEKASRLARDHIESAENALMELIARSGKDQGQGMPPGAHGRRTVAARGGEEGGGDDEHAL; encoded by the coding sequence GTGCCGGGTCCGCTGTCGCCGCTGAAGCTGGATAATTATAAGCCGCTTCGCGAGCTGGTCTTCGAAGCGCTGCGGGAGGCGATCATCTCGGGCGCCTTGCCGCCCGGGGAGCGGCTCATGGAGGTGCAGCTGGCCGATGAGCTCGGCGTGAGCCGCACCCCCGTGCGCGAAGCGATCCGCAAACTGGAGCACGACGGCTTCGTGGTCATGATCCCCCGCAAGGGGGCGTACGTGGCCGACATCTCCCTCAAGGACGTCGCCGAGATCTTCGACGTGCGCAAGGCGCTGGAAGCCCTGGCAGCCCAGCTCGCGGCCGAACGCGCCAGCGACGAGGACCTGGAGCGCACGGAGCGCGTCCTGGTGGAGTACGACGCCTGCATCAACCAGGGCGACATCACCCGGCTCATCGAGGTGGACACCCGCTTCCACGAGGCCATCTACCAGATGGCGGGCAACTCCCGGCTCAAGCAGATGCTCAGCCTGCTCAGCGAGCAGGTCATGCGCTACCGCACCATGACGCTGTCGCACGGGCCGCGCATGCGCCGGGCCCTGGAGGAGCACCGGCGCATCGTGGAAGCCATCGCGGCCCGGGACGGCGAAAAGGCGTCGCGCCTGGCCCGGGACCACATCGAGAGCGCGGAGAACGCCCTGATGGAGCTCATCGCCCGGTCGGGCAAGGACCAGGGGCAGGGTATGCCCCCCGGCGCTCACGGCCGGCGTACCGTGGCGGCGCGCGGCGGCGAGGAAGGTGGCGGGGACGACGAGCACGCCCTTTGA
- a CDS encoding proline dehydrogenase family protein — MATAQTFRRVLLGVAGNPAVTRLATRHGLSLGARRFVAGETLEEGIAAVRALRARGMLATLDFLGEKVAGLADAAEAASMYRRMVQALASAGLEPNVSLKLSQLGLTIDRASCEQNVRGVVEAAAQAGGFVRIDMEESALVDATLEVYRTLARQFPEQVGIVLQAYLYRTRQDLERLLPVGLNVRLCKGAYSEPPSVAFPKKRDVDESFLRLLRTSLARARFTAVATHDERIIRAALELSRELNAEGRYEFQMLYGVKPRLAQRLVAEGHRLRIYVPFGTHWYPYFIRRLAERPANLAFVVRGLWS, encoded by the coding sequence GTGGCTACGGCTCAGACTTTCCGGAGGGTGTTGCTGGGTGTCGCTGGCAACCCTGCCGTGACCCGGCTGGCGACCCGCCACGGCCTTTCGCTTGGCGCTCGGCGTTTCGTGGCAGGGGAGACCCTCGAGGAAGGGATCGCGGCGGTTCGGGCCCTGCGGGCGAGAGGCATGCTTGCCACGCTCGATTTCCTCGGCGAGAAGGTGGCCGGCCTGGCCGACGCCGCCGAGGCAGCGTCGATGTACCGGCGGATGGTGCAGGCGCTGGCCTCGGCCGGCCTCGAGCCCAACGTCTCGCTCAAGCTGAGCCAGCTCGGCTTGACCATCGACCGCGCCTCCTGCGAGCAAAACGTGCGCGGCGTCGTCGAGGCGGCCGCCCAGGCGGGCGGGTTCGTCCGCATCGACATGGAAGAGTCAGCCCTGGTGGACGCCACCCTCGAGGTCTACCGCACGCTGGCCCGCCAGTTCCCGGAGCAGGTCGGCATCGTGCTGCAGGCTTACCTGTACCGGACCCGGCAAGACCTCGAGCGCCTCCTGCCGGTCGGGCTCAACGTGCGGCTGTGCAAGGGCGCCTACAGCGAGCCGCCCTCCGTGGCCTTCCCCAAAAAGCGCGACGTCGACGAGAGCTTCCTCCGCCTGCTCCGCACGTCGCTCGCCCGGGCGCGCTTCACCGCCGTGGCCACCCATGACGAGCGCATCATCCGGGCGGCGCTGGAGTTGAGCCGGGAGCTAAATGCGGAGGGTCGCTACGAGTTCCAGATGCTGTACGGGGTCAAGCCGCGTCTCGCCCAGCGGCTCGTGGCCGAAGGACACCGCCTGCGCATCTACGTACCGTTCGGCACCCACTGGTACCCCTACTTCATCCGCCGGTTGGCCGAGCGTCCCGCCAACCTGGCCTTCGTCGTGCGCGGCCTGTGGAGCTGA
- a CDS encoding NTP transferase domain-containing protein codes for MQRPPDPAAWDQEIALAPRLDAVVLAAAGNRGRLREVSEAPYEALIPIEGRPMVAYVVEALAQARRVSGIVVVGPDPVVEAARKALGEPVGTRLKAVAPGARLIDNLERGLAEATTEHVLVVTSDIPLVKAHMVDDFVRRCEQSPEMQDVWYSIVERRMGEHRYPGVKRTWVKLADGSFTGGNVFVVRRDIVELTRPILTRAIEARKSPLTLARLLGLRAVVRFMLGRLTVAEAERRVGRMLDIRGKAVATPYAEIGIDVDKPSDLELARRFLGPPAQAGAGA; via the coding sequence TTGCAGCGGCCTCCGGATCCGGCGGCGTGGGACCAGGAGATAGCCCTCGCGCCGCGCCTCGACGCGGTGGTGCTGGCCGCGGCCGGCAACCGGGGCCGCTTGCGGGAAGTGAGCGAGGCTCCTTACGAGGCCCTCATCCCCATCGAGGGCCGGCCCATGGTGGCCTACGTGGTAGAGGCGCTGGCACAGGCCCGCCGGGTGTCGGGGATCGTGGTGGTAGGCCCCGACCCGGTCGTGGAGGCAGCCCGCAAAGCGCTCGGCGAACCGGTGGGCACGCGCCTCAAGGCCGTTGCGCCGGGTGCCCGCCTCATTGACAACCTCGAGCGGGGCCTGGCCGAGGCGACCACGGAGCACGTACTGGTGGTTACGAGCGACATCCCGCTCGTGAAGGCCCACATGGTGGACGACTTCGTCCGGCGGTGCGAACAGTCTCCCGAGATGCAGGACGTCTGGTACTCCATCGTCGAGCGTCGTATGGGCGAACACCGCTATCCCGGGGTCAAGCGTACCTGGGTGAAGCTGGCCGACGGGTCGTTCACGGGAGGCAACGTGTTCGTGGTGCGCCGGGACATCGTCGAACTCACCCGGCCGATCCTGACCCGCGCCATCGAAGCCCGCAAGAGCCCGTTGACGCTGGCTCGCCTCCTGGGACTGCGAGCCGTGGTGCGGTTCATGTTGGGGCGCTTGACGGTAGCCGAGGCAGAGCGGCGGGTGGGGCGGATGCTGGACATCCGCGGGAAGGCGGTCGCCACCCCGTACGCGGAGATCGGCATCGACGTGGACAAGCCGTCCGACCTGGAGCTGGCCCGGCGCTTCCTCGGCCCGCCGGCCCAGGCAGGAGCCGGTGCCTGA
- a CDS encoding D-alanyl-D-alanine carboxypeptidase family protein has translation MRSSSRSRRDFAPDGGARATASAKGAAGSRPRWLPGAAVVVVALAIAVLWRMGGRPGGSTPPGGPAEGPGQAGAAGTAAPFELRGPGPQDVGFDVNAPAAILIDAETGQVLFEKSADTTMHPASIAKIMTMLVTMDAVKQGYVSLKDPVRVSRNAEAMGGSQVYLVAGETFPLEKMMRAIAIASANDAAVAVAEHVAGTVGAFVTLMNQKAKDLGMTHTHFVNPDGLPPDAGPDPNVTTAREVAIMARALITQYPEVLQWTSVRRETFRENPLLIMDNTNHLLGAIEGVDGLKTGYTTDAGYSVAATAQRDGRRLVAVVMKTDSDQTRVSQTASLLEFGFRAYRPAVAALAEEKVGELRLRGAQPGAVPVKAARTLTVLTLGGRSDGLTRQVVWKPGLKPPIQEGQEVGWVVASMKGTPLARVPVVTTAAVRPASGLSRLWIWLRDLVSGVVVAGR, from the coding sequence GTGCGTTCATCGTCGCGATCGCGCAGGGACTTCGCTCCTGACGGCGGTGCCCGCGCGACGGCATCCGCCAAGGGAGCGGCCGGCAGCCGGCCTCGGTGGCTCCCCGGCGCGGCCGTCGTCGTGGTGGCGCTGGCCATAGCCGTCCTGTGGCGGATGGGTGGGCGGCCCGGCGGGAGCACGCCTCCCGGGGGCCCGGCCGAAGGGCCCGGGCAGGCAGGGGCGGCCGGGACGGCCGCGCCCTTCGAGCTGCGGGGGCCAGGGCCGCAGGACGTGGGGTTCGACGTCAACGCTCCGGCGGCCATCCTGATCGACGCCGAGACGGGCCAGGTGCTGTTCGAGAAGAGCGCGGACACCACGATGCACCCGGCGAGCATCGCCAAGATCATGACGATGCTCGTGACGATGGACGCGGTGAAGCAGGGGTACGTGTCGCTCAAGGACCCCGTCCGGGTGAGCCGTAACGCGGAGGCCATGGGGGGATCTCAGGTCTACCTGGTCGCGGGCGAGACTTTTCCCCTGGAGAAGATGATGCGGGCCATCGCCATCGCCTCGGCCAACGACGCGGCGGTAGCGGTGGCGGAGCACGTGGCGGGAACGGTCGGGGCGTTCGTGACCCTCATGAACCAGAAGGCCAAGGACCTGGGCATGACGCACACCCACTTCGTCAACCCGGACGGGCTGCCGCCCGACGCAGGGCCCGACCCCAACGTGACGACGGCGCGGGAAGTGGCGATCATGGCGCGCGCGCTCATCACCCAGTATCCGGAAGTGCTGCAGTGGACCTCGGTACGGCGGGAGACGTTCAGGGAAAACCCGTTGCTGATCATGGACAACACCAACCATCTGCTGGGGGCGATCGAGGGGGTCGACGGGCTCAAGACGGGCTATACGACCGATGCCGGGTACTCGGTGGCAGCGACGGCGCAGCGTGACGGGCGCCGCCTGGTCGCCGTGGTCATGAAGACCGACAGCGACCAGACCCGGGTGAGCCAGACGGCGTCGCTGCTCGAGTTCGGATTCCGGGCGTACCGGCCGGCGGTGGCCGCCCTGGCCGAGGAGAAAGTGGGCGAGCTGCGGCTGCGGGGCGCCCAGCCCGGGGCAGTGCCCGTGAAGGCTGCCAGGACCCTCACGGTGCTCACCCTGGGCGGCCGGAGCGACGGGCTGACGCGCCAGGTCGTATGGAAGCCCGGCCTCAAACCCCCCATCCAGGAGGGGCAGGAAGTCGGGTGGGTAGTGGCGAGCATGAAGGGCACCCCGCTGGCGAGGGTGCCGGTGGTGACCACCGCGGCGGTGCGACCCGCTTCGGGGTTGAGCCGCCTGTGGATCTGGTTGCGGGATCTGGTGAGCGGGGTGGTCGTGGCGGGGCGCTAG
- a CDS encoding 2,3-bisphosphoglycerate-independent phosphoglycerate mutase, whose protein sequence is MEPLLEFLQPLAQSGGKTVLLVMDGLGGLPHPETGLTELEAARTPHMDALAKDGSCGLSMPVAPGVTPGSGPGHLALFGYDPQRYVVGRGVLSALGVGLSLGPQDVAARANFATREGDIIVDRRAGRISTEECRRLAALLNERIRLDGVSVHVEPEMQHRAVVIFSGPGLSPHLSDSDPQKTGVPAPEVRPTAPEAEKTAAVVNEFIRQAYRVLEHEHPANAILLRGFDRQPALPQLPQLFGIRAVAIAYYPMYRGLARLVGMETVVPGPEPKDAIAKALELWEEHDLLFIHVKGTDSAGEDGDWARKSRVIEAVDAALPPLIERKPDVLLITGDHSTPAALKMHSWHPVPVLLWARTARKDRWIQKFGESECARGSLGQVRAVELLPLMLAHAGRLVKFGA, encoded by the coding sequence TTGGAGCCATTGCTGGAATTCCTGCAGCCTCTGGCGCAAAGCGGCGGTAAGACGGTGCTCCTGGTCATGGACGGGCTGGGGGGCCTGCCGCACCCGGAGACGGGCCTGACCGAACTCGAGGCCGCCCGCACTCCTCACATGGACGCCCTGGCGAAGGATGGGTCATGCGGGCTGTCGATGCCGGTCGCACCCGGCGTGACGCCGGGGAGCGGCCCGGGCCATCTGGCACTGTTCGGCTACGATCCGCAGCGGTACGTCGTCGGGCGAGGGGTGCTTTCGGCGCTGGGAGTGGGGTTGTCCCTGGGCCCCCAGGACGTGGCGGCTCGAGCCAACTTCGCGACCCGCGAGGGGGACATCATCGTCGACCGCCGGGCCGGCCGGATCTCGACGGAGGAGTGCCGGCGTCTGGCCGCGCTGCTCAACGAGCGGATCCGCCTGGACGGCGTCAGCGTGCACGTCGAGCCCGAGATGCAGCACCGGGCGGTGGTGATCTTCTCCGGGCCCGGGCTCTCGCCGCACCTGAGCGACTCCGACCCGCAAAAGACCGGGGTGCCGGCGCCGGAGGTCCGGCCCACGGCGCCCGAGGCCGAGAAGACCGCGGCCGTGGTCAACGAGTTCATCCGCCAGGCGTACCGGGTGCTCGAGCACGAGCATCCGGCCAACGCCATCCTGCTCCGGGGGTTCGACCGGCAACCGGCGCTGCCCCAGCTCCCGCAGCTGTTCGGGATCCGGGCGGTGGCCATCGCCTACTACCCGATGTACCGGGGGCTTGCCCGGCTGGTCGGGATGGAGACGGTCGTGCCCGGCCCGGAACCGAAGGACGCCATCGCAAAGGCGCTCGAGCTGTGGGAGGAGCACGACTTGCTGTTCATCCACGTCAAAGGGACCGACAGCGCAGGGGAAGACGGGGATTGGGCGCGCAAGAGCCGGGTGATCGAGGCGGTCGACGCGGCGCTACCGCCCCTCATCGAGCGCAAGCCGGACGTGCTGCTCATCACGGGCGACCACTCGACGCCCGCCGCGCTGAAGATGCACTCGTGGCATCCGGTGCCGGTGCTTCTGTGGGCCCGGACGGCCCGCAAGGATCGGTGGATCCAGAAGTTCGGCGAAAGCGAGTGTGCCAGGGGGAGCCTGGGACAGGTGCGGGCGGTCGAGCTCCTGCCGCTCATGCTGGCCCATGCCGGCCGGTTGGTGAAGTTCGGCGCCTGA